The following proteins come from a genomic window of Aspergillus luchuensis IFO 4308 DNA, chromosome 3, nearly complete sequence:
- a CDS encoding putative glycosyl hydrolase (CAZy:GH76;~COG:G;~EggNog:ENOG410PN11;~InterPro:IPR005198,IPR008928;~PFAM:PF03663;~SECRETED:SignalP(1-18);~go_process: GO:0005975 - carbohydrate metabolic process [Evidence IEA]) codes for MIASGIYVLLGLVSIVASSPSQLTLSSTTAYFDNAKCAVNTLQKWYNQTTGLWGTTGWWNSAICLTVLGDLTALDPSMLNSSSVIFDNTFIQAPKSTLSHSVRKPTSKYKRQSPLNDTESSTEFLNDYYDDEGWWALAWIQAYDLTQDQRYLDTAVNIFDDMAAGWDTTCGGIWWDKSHTGNNAIENELFLSVAAHLGRRKTDNPSYYLDWAMKEWEWFKNSGLINSQNTINDGLDLTSCQNNNGTVWSYNQGVVLGGLVELSQLVSNTSYITTAQRIAKAAIQTLSDANGVLQESCDPNCTGDAPQFKGILMRNLQMLYRASPDDGVKQFLQQNANSIWQNDQGDGNQLGPVWSGPFTAADASTQSSACEALVAAAAIR; via the coding sequence ATGATCGCATCGGGAATATATGTTCTCCTGGGGCTTGTCTCCATAGTCGCCTCATCTCCCAGTCAACtaaccctctcctccaccacagcATACTTTGACAACGCCAAGTGTGCCGTGAACACGCTACAGAAATGGTACAATCAAACGACAGGACTGTGGGGTACAACCGGCTGGTGGAATAGTGCCATTTGCCTGACCGTCCTGGGCGATCTCACGGCACTGGACCCTTCCATGCTGAACTCGAGCTCAGTAATATTCGACAATACATTCATCCAAGCCCCAAAGTCCACTCTTTCCCATAGTGTTCGCAAGCCAACGTCAAAGTACAAGCGTCAATCACCCCTGAACGATACTGAATCTAGTACTGAGTTTCTTAATGATTACTACGACGACGAGGGATGGTGGGCGCTGGCGTGGATTCAGGCCTACGATTTAACTCAGGATCAGCGATACCTTGACACCGCAGTGAACATCTTTGATGACATGGCAGCCGGGTGGGATACTACATGCGGGGGAATCTGGTGGGACAAGAGTCACACAGGCAACAATGCTATCGAAAATGAACTGTTCCTGAGCGTCGCTGCTCATTTAGGGCGACGAAAAACTGATAACCCATCTTACTATCTCGACTGGGCAATGAAAGAATGGGAGTGGTTCAAGAATAGCGGGTTGATTAATAGTCAAAATACCATTAACGACGGACTGGATCTGACAAGCTGTCAAAATAACAATGGCACAGTCTGGAGCTACAATCAGGGCGTGGTTTTAGGGGGACTGGTGGAGTTGTCGCAGCTGGTCTCGAATACATCGTATATAACGACAGCGCAGCGGATTGCAAAAGCAGCTATACAGACATTGAGCGATGCCAATGGGGTTCTCCAAGAATCCTGTGATCCGAACTGCACCGGGGATGCGCCACAGTTCAAAGGTATCTTGATGCGAAATCTTCAGATGTTGTACCGGGCTAGTCCTGATGACGGGGTGAAGCAATTCCTGCAGCAGAATGCCAACAGCATCTGGCAGAATGACCAGGGTGATGGGAATCAACTCGGCCCCGTCTGGTCAGGGCCTTTCACTGCGGCTGATGCATCTACGCAGAGTTCTGCCTGTGAAGCATTAGTGGCGGCGGCAGCCATTCGCTGA
- a CDS encoding uncharacterized protein (COG:S;~EggNog:ENOG410PQAJ;~InterPro:IPR011333), which translates to MEEETSGMEQPDYILDEEGEILIGLVYPNQPFVSFEPGVAREAGSQVVDSELLQRWIAMATDAGIMEEKYKKLSILPLIVQSDNQVEASEPESGIWGIGGPPVDILPSSLLTEEERQARRRIREDLERRLQARNDESQSETETVVTFQASAKHLMTASPYFKALLSTGMEESVEFQADGTVLTTAECWDECAFLYVLKIIHCKSHELPDKVDLDMLGKVCVIADYYDVSDAVRFAARPWIAKLNPYGPHDGYRDAVIWLWISIFFRMPGVFKAASLNLIKEGRAHVPPLGLPIPAPIVGEINARRIKAIEGLMGHVYRVQEEYLTGKRGCSFECSSMLYGALTKNLNTHNLAKSDFKAPFLYHNYTSLVNIIDRFRQPRWYDPRSSKYLCWQYLEHECHDAHFWELRLGRFLDENGLELKDFIQTD; encoded by the exons atggaggaggaaacATCAGGGATGGAGCAACCAGACTATATcctcgatgaagaaggcgagaTACTCATCGGTTTGGTGTATCCCAATCAGCCTTTCGTTTCCTTTGAGCCAGGAGTAGCGCGTGAGGCCGGCTCTCAGGTCGTGGATTCCGAGCTATTGCAACGATGGATAGCAATGGCCACAGATGCGGGaatcatggaagagaagTATAAGAAGCTCTCAATACTTCCACTTATCGTTCAATCTGATAACCAAGTCGAGGCGAGTGAGCCGGAGAGTGGCATCTGGGGGATCGGCGGGCCACCTGTTGACATTCTCCCGAGCTCACTGCTTACGGAAGAGGAACGACAAGCGCGCAGACGTATCAGGGAAGACCTCGAGAGAAGGCTTCAGGCTAGAAACGATGAAAGTCAGAGTGAAACCGAGACCGTGGTTACCTTCCAAGCATCGGCGAAGCATCTTATGACCGCGTCGCCGTACTTTAAGGCCCTTCTCTCCACCGGCATGGAAGAGAGCGTTGAATTCCAGGCGGATGGAACAGTGCTGACGACAGCAGAATGTTGGGACGAATGCGCGTTTCTTTACGTCCTGAAAATTATCCACTGCAAAAGTCATGAACTTCCTGACAAAGTCGACCTAGATATGCTTGGCAAGGTCTGCGTCATCGCTGATTATTACGATGTCAGTGATGCAGTACGCTTCGCTGCACGGCCGTGGATTGCGAAGCTCAACCCTTATGGGCCTCACGACGGCTATCGCGACGCTGTGATCTGGCTCTGGATCAGCATATTTTTCCGAATGCCGGGTGTCTTCAAGGCAGCGAGCTTGAATTTGAtcaaagaaggaagagcacACGTGCCTCCTCTGGGCCTTCCGATTCCGGCACCTATCGTGG GAGAAATCAACGCCCGCCGAATCAAGGCTATCGAAGGATTGATGGGCCACGTCTATCGCGTCCAGGAAGAATACTTGACCGGGAAGAGGGGCTGCTCATTCGAATGCAGTTCCATGCTGTATGGGGCCCTTACGAAGAACCTCAACACACACAACCTGGCCAAGTCGGACTTCAAGGCACCTTTCCTGTATCACAACTACACTTCTCTTGTGAACATCATTGATCGGTTCAGGCAGCCACGATGGTACGATCCCAGAAGTTCGAAGTACCTGTGCTGGCAGTACCTCGAGCACGAATGCCACGATGCCCACTTTTGGGAACTCCGATTGGGAAGGTTCCTTGATGAAAATGGTTTGGAACTGAAGGATTTTATTCAGACGGACTGA
- a CDS encoding SET domain-containing protein (COG:B;~EggNog:ENOG410PK2I;~InterPro:IPR001214;~PFAM:PF00856;~go_function: GO:0005515 - protein binding [Evidence IEA]), translating into MSLSTTTVEKRLLATAEHLNAPNKSQPTSVPWVHPHLEQGVVPIKGRQLRASQPIRQGELLMIDVPYALIPVVDDPASSDSLLCSNPTCSRQTQHGSGRMSCPSRCLADVVWCNSTCQEADELRHEFECTWLQRYAAPIRAKWGEYDFGMMWLIVRILASRHMERQQLSDTENQTNQRFKGGWDAIQSFCGSLDSWAHSQVRSWTALVKKYLRSSPVLPHDLSADEIVALICREEANSFGLYPRETGVYPVPEPPVDRGEQFAAAVYPRAAIANHSCSPNIMHKPDHHGRMVFTASRDIAAGEECCISYFDLSKRVDLKSRRDHLQGLFRFVCGCDRCSAEEPSEKESNWVGLPFLE; encoded by the exons ATGAGTttatcaacaacaacagtcGAAAAACGGCTCCTCGCAACCGCAGAGCATCTCAATGCCCCTAATAAATCCCAACCAACGTCGGTTCCGTGGGTACATCCCCATTTAGAGCAGGGCGTGGTGCCGATAAAAGGCCGCCAGCTGCGTGCCTCGCAACCCATCCGCCAGGGCGAGCTTCTGATGATTGACGTGCCCTATGCGCTCATTCCCGTCGTCGATGATCCGGCCAGTAGCGATAGTCTTCTGTGCAGCAACCCAACCTGTAGTCGTCAGACGCAACACGGTTCGGGACGAATGTCGTGTCCGAGTCGCTGTCTCGCAGATGTAGTCTGGTGCAATTCGACCTGCCAGGAAGCTGATGAATTGCGCCATGAATTCGAGTGCACCTGGCTGCAGAGATACGCCGCTCCCATCCGCGCAAAATGGGGAGAATATGACTTTGGGATGATGTGGCTGATCGTCCGCATCCTCGCTTCTCGACATATGGAGCGACAACAGCTGTCTGATACAGAAAATCAAACGAATCAGCGATTCAAGGGTGGCTGGGATGCCATCCAGTCCTTCTGTGGCTCGTTAGACAGCTGGGCCCATTCCCAGGTACGGTCATGGACAGCGTTGGTCAAGAAGTACCTTCGCAGTAGTCCGGTTCTGCCACACGACTTGAGTGCCGACGAGATCGTGGCTCTGATCTGCCGGGAGGAAGCCAACTCCTTTGGCTTGTATCCACGCGAGACGGGTGTATATCCTGTCCCAGAACCCCCTGTGGACCGGGGAGAGCAGTTTGCTGCGGCCGTGTATCCCCGAGCAGCGATTGCCAACCATTCATGCAGTCCTAAT ATCATGCATAAACCAGACCATCACGGACGGATGGTATTCACTGCCTCGAGGGACATTGCCGCCGGCGAAGAGTGCTGCATATCCTATTTCGACCTGAGCAAACGTGTTGATCTTAAGTCCCGTCGTGATCACCTCCAGGGTCTGTTTAGGTTCGTTTGCGGATGTGACCGATGTTCGGCTGAGGAGCCATCGGAAAAGGAGTCCAACTGGGTTGGACTACCTTTCTTGGAATAG
- a CDS encoding uncharacterized protein (COG:E;~EggNog:ENOG410QDM2;~InterPro:IPR004841;~PFAM:PF13520,PF00324;~TransMembrane:11 (o44-65i77-100o120-143i150-173o179-198i274-295o334-358i379-396o408-433i454-476o482-502i);~go_component: GO:0016020 - membrane [Evidence IEA];~go_process: GO:0055085 - transmembrane transport [Evidence IEA]) has translation MDTKYRQPDLGVAEASDYASEPPETPNITAGSQHLHRKLGGKEVQLFAVGGAIGTSLFVQAGAMLPKAGPAGLLIGFLAYTPIILAVNQCFAEMVCYLPIPSPFIRLAGHWVDDALSFAMGWNFFFTMALGIPYEIVAINILLTYWTDRVPVAAVVVIMLVLYTLLNVFTVRFFGVSEFYLSFFKIFLIVGLLLYTFITMVGGNPRHDVYGFRYWRDPGAFVSYIEPGSVGRFCGVLACMVQASFTMVGPEYISMAAAEAARPRRVMRKAYAAYPWRLVTFFVLGVLSMGILIPYNDPTLAATLEGSGHESGTGAASPYVISMNHFNIRVLPDIVNALIMTSVFSAGNNLVFSAARTLHGMALEGRAPSLFARCNRNGLPYNAVGASLAFCLLGFLQVSNNSATVLNWLVGIIVASYLLNYVGTCITYLHFYAALRRQGISRDTLPYKGVLQPYAGWFALVGTIVMTLIIGFEIFLDGQWDVQTFFLDYTMVGFFVVAFGFWKVVKRTRYVWPGTADLGLGGLKKEIDEYEAGVVVPVGRGVARVWDGLFE, from the exons ATGGATACCAAGTACCGCCAACCCGACCTTGGCGTGGCCGAGGCCAGCGACTATGCTTCAGAGCCTCCGGAAACCCCGAATATCACGGCAGGATCGCAGCATCTGCATCGCAAGCTGGGCGGAAAAGAGGTTCAGCTCTTCGCGGTCGGGGGAGCCATAGGAACAT CGCTTTTCGTTCAGGCCGGTGCTATGTTGCCTAAGGCGGGTCCTGCAGGTCTTCTAATTGGGTTTCTCGCGTACACGCCTATCATACTCGCTGTCAATCAATGCTTTG CGGAGATGGTCTGCTACCTGCCCATACCCTCTCCATTCATTCGACTCGCCGGTCACTGGGTAGATGATGCCCTTAGCTTTGCCATGGGCTGgaatttcttcttcaccatGG CATTGGGGATTCCGTACGAGATCGTCGctatcaacatcctcctcacctaCTGGACGGATCGTGTGCCTGTAGCGGCTGTCGTGGTGATTATGCTGGTGCTTTACAC GCTACTGAACGTATTCACTGTTCGCTTCTTCGGAGTGTCAGAGTTCTATCTGTCATTTTTCAAGATATTCCTCATAGTCGGACTTCTCCTGTACACCTTTATTACCATGGTCGGAGGCAATCCCCGGCACGATGTGTACGGCTTCCGATACTGGCGTGATCCG GGGGCATTTGTGTCCTACATTGAACCCGGAAGCGTCGGGCGCTTCTGCGGCGTTCTAGCATGCATGGTCCAAGCCTCATTCAC AATGGTCGGCCCTGAGTACATATCCATGGCCGCAGCAGAAGCCGCACGACCACGACGAGTAATGCGCAAGGCCTACGCGGCGTACCCCTGGCGACTGGTTACATTTTTCGTCCTGGGTGTTCTATCCATGGGCATACTCATACCTTACAACGATCCTACGCTCGCCGCAACCTTGGAAGGATCGGGCCACGAAAGTGGCACGGGAGCTGC ctcccccTACGTAATCTCGATGAACCACTTCAACATCCGCGTCCTCCCGGACATCGTCAACGCTCTAATCATGacctccgtcttctccgcCGGCAACAACCTGgtcttctccgccgctcGGACCCTCCACGGCATGGCCCTGGAAGGCCGCGCCCCATCCCTCTTCGCACGGTGCAACCGCAACGGCCTGCCCTACAACGCCGTCGGCGCCTCGCTAGCATTCTGCCTCCTGGGCTTCCTCCAAGTAAGCAACAACTCCGCGACCGTACTAAATTGGCTCGTGGGAATAATCGTCGCCTCATACCTGTTGAACTACGTCGGCACGTGCATCACATACCTGCACTTCTACGCGGCACTGCGCCGACAGGGTATATCCCGGGATACACTCCCATACAAGGGAGTGCTGCAACCGTATGCGGGATGGTTCGCGCTGGTGGGTACGATAGTCATGACGCTGATTATTGGGTTCGAGATATTTCTGGATGGACAGTGGGATGTGCAGACGTTCTTTTTGGATTATACGATGGTCGGATTTTTTGTGGTCGCGTTTGGGTTTTGGAAGGTcgtgaagaggacgaggtaTGTCTGGCCTGGGACGGCGGATTTGGGGTTGGgtgggttgaagaaggagattgaTGAGTATGAGGCTGGGGTAGTGGTTccggtggggaggggggtggcaAGGGTTTGGGATGGCTTGTTTGAGTag
- a CDS encoding SNG1 family protein (COG:S;~EggNog:ENOG410Q0AR;~InterPro:IPR022703;~PFAM:PF12051;~TransMembrane:7 (o31-51i224-245o265-289i301-326o332-351i358-375o387-406i)) translates to MALYAAARQRPHRSIHDPEVRPLRLAVLKAATINLLILQLLFLGLFCYLFGSIFQQTTHIHNLNVLFVDYDGGAIGRAVRAAYQQLQGSGFPTLREQSVQAYPNPASIVSTVCNIHYWGGLYIVENASSRLSAALTGIGTAIYNTSDVMTLVWNEARYSTVVDSALESNILSLSEAARIIYTTTNGPAILPTMNTSDQTAIATLANPWTLSTINIQPTTQGSRLIYNTLVVILILIQEFFYLGYLNGLYQQFHLYTSVDAHRIAIIRQLISATYTFIGSLCTTGAIWAFRYGWHVNGAQFMITWMALWLFAHLNFLVLDVFTIWLAPPVVPMALISWVVLNVSSILLPFELSPGFYKWGYALPAHAIFQVMVDIWSGGCNPQLDYALPVLFAYEIVGMVLSSLGVYRRAHYAVLAEEAKKESQERLAVDAEGEAEKETPGTNGEEGPAGAAEAEEGEPSESQPEGFGERIREEMSRLEGVHTTRQNTGPSFDLPYTD, encoded by the coding sequence ATGGCATTGTATGCCGCTGCTCGTCAACGCCCTCACCGCAGCATCCACGACCCGGAGGTGCGCCCGCTGCGTCTAGCCGTCCTCAAAGCTGCCACCATCAACCTGCTCATCTTacaactcctcttccttggtctgTTCTGCTATCTGTTCGGGTCCATCTTTCAACAGACCACTCATATTCATAATCTCAATGTCCTCTTCGTTGACTACGATGGCGGGGCCATCGGTCGGGCCGTGCGCGCTGCCTACCAACAGCTGCAAGGGTCCGGCTTCCCGACCCTCCGCGAACAGTCAGTCCAGGCTTATCCCAATCCTGCGTCGATCGTCTCCACCGTCTGCAATATTCACTACTGGGGAGGTCTGTACATCGTCGAGAATGCTTCCTCGCGCCTATCAGCTGCTCTCACCGGCATCGGGACAGCAATCTACAATACAAGTGATGTCATGACCCTAGTCTGGAATGAGGCGCGCTACTCCACCGTCGTAGATTCTGCTCTCGAGTCCAACATCCTGTCGTTATCTGAAGCTGCTCGCATcatctacaccaccaccaacggcCCTGCCATCCTTCCAACTATGAACACCTCTGACCAGACAGCCATCGCCACCCTCGCCAACCCCTGGAcgctctccaccatcaacatccaaCCCACCACCCAAGGCTCCCGCCTCATTTACAACACTCTagtcgtcatcctcatcctaaTCCAAGAGTTCTTCTACCTTGGCTATCTTAATGGTCTCTATCAGCAATTCCACCTGTACACTTCAGTTGACGCGCACcgcatcgccatcatccgccAGCTCATCTCAGCGACATACACCTTCATCGGTTCGCTCTGCACGACCGGCGCCATCTGGGCCTTCCGATATGGCTGGCACGTCAACGGCGCCCAGTTCATGATAACCTGGATGGCGCTATGGTTATTCGCGCATCTGAACTTCCTCGTCTTGGATGTATTTACTATATGGTTGGCGCCGCCAGTTGTTCCCATGGCCCTTATATCATGGGTTGTGTTGAATGTCTCGTCAATCCTGTTGCCGTTTGAGTTGTCCCCGGGTTTCTACAAATGGGGATATGCGCTTCCCGCGCATGCTATCTTCCAGGTCATGGTGGATATTTGGTCCGGTGGTTGCAATCCCCAACTGGATTATGCGTTGCCGGTTCTATTCGCGTATGAGATTGTCGGTATGGTGCTCAGTAGCCTCGGGGTGTATCGGCGGGCGCATTATGCGGTGCTGGCcgaggaggcgaagaaggaatcACAGGAGCGTTTGGCTGTTGATGCGGAAggagaggcagagaaggaaaCCCCCGGTACtaatggagaggagggaccTGCCGGGGCggcagaggcagaagaaggtgaaCCATCAGAGTCGCAGCCAGAAGGATTCGGAGAGCGCATCAGGGAGGAAATGTCGCGGCTCGAGGGAGTGCACACCACCCGACAGAACACGGGGCCATCGTTCGATCTACCATATACCGACTAG